One part of the Humulus lupulus chromosome 9, drHumLupu1.1, whole genome shotgun sequence genome encodes these proteins:
- the LOC133799349 gene encoding DNA replication licensing factor MCM3-like — MRNEINYKTEKKLKRQDKEIYPGSDLNVSPNPALPQEVSPLSKGERRLEAGAMVLADHGVVCIDEFDKMNDQDRVAIHEVMEQQTVTIAKAGIHASLNARCSVVAAANPIYGTYDRSITPTKNIGLPDSLLSRFDLLFIVLDQMDADIDRYISEHVLRMHRFRSATDGGEAALGGGSRYGREEETDNDSSVFVMYNRMLHGKKTDRGRKRDTLTIKFLKKYIHYAKHRIQPELTDEASEQIATAYAELRNAGSNAKTGGTLPITARTLETIIRLSTAHAKLKLSRKVLQSDVEAALKVLNFAIYHKELTEMEEREHEKEKETESKRRADPLASYFHSPTIDAMDVDDPPTQSAGELSPERIEAFNSLFDQHMRANHLDTLSIDGIEEAVNSRADVRYTRAEINVLLEKLQDSNRVMIAADGMVHMIS, encoded by the exons ATGAGAAATGAAATCAATtataaaacagagaaaaaattAAAGAGACAAGACAAAGAAATTTATCCTGGTTCGGATCTCAATGTGAGTCCTAATCCAGCTCTCCCTCAAGAAGTTTCTCCACTGTCAAAAG GAGAGAGAAGGCTTGAAGCTGGTGCAATGGTGCTTGCTGATCATGGAGTCGTCTGCATTGATGAATTTGACAAGATGAATGATCAAGATCGTGTTGCTATTCATGAGGTTATGGAGCAGCAGACTGTAACTATTGCTAAAGCTGGTATCCATGCATCGCTCAATGCTCGTTGCAGTGTGGTTGCTGCTGCAAATCCCATATACGGAACT TATGACCGCTCAATTACTCCAACCAAAAATATTGGACTTCCAGACTCTTTACTTTCTCGTTTCGATTTACTATTTATTGTACTTGATCAAATGGATGCTGATATTGACCGGTACATCTCAGAGCATGTGTTGCGTATGCATCGGTTTCGTTCTGCAACTGATGGGG GTGAAGCAGCCCTTGGTGGGGGTTCAAGATATGGTAGAGAAGAGGAAACAGATAATGATTCATCTGTGTTTGTGATGTATAATCGAATGCTGCATGGAAAGAAAACAGATAGAGGTCGTAAGCGTGATACACTCACTATCAAATTTCTGAAGAAGTACATTCACTATGCAAAGCATAGGATTCAGCCAGAACTTACTGATGAG GCATCTGAGCAAATTGCAACTGCATATGCAGAACTTAGAAATGCTGGTTCAAATGCTAAG ACTGGAGGGACACTTCCAATTACTGCCAGAACCTTAGAAACCATAATTCGTCTGTCTACTGCTCATGCCAAATTGAAGTTGAGCAGAAAG GTTTTACAGTCAGATGTCGAAGCTGCACTGAAAGTTTTAAATTTTGCCATATATCATAAAGAATTGACTGAAATGGAGGAGCGTGAGCATGAAAAGGAGAAAGAAACAGAGAGCAAACGCAGAGCTGATCCTCTTGCTTCATA TTTTCACAGCCCTACAATCGATGCCATGGATGTAGATGACCCTCCAACCCAATCTGCTGGTGAACTTTCTCCAGAGAG AATAGAAGCATTCAATTCTTTATTTGACCAGCATATGCGGGCCAATCACTTGGATACATTATCCATTGACGGAATAGAGGAGGCTGTCAACTCCAGGGCCGATGTCCGCTACACAAGGGCAGAGATAAATGTCCTATTAGAG AAACTACAAGATTCTAACCGAGTGATGATAGCTGCCGATGGAATGGTGCATATGATATCTTGA